A single region of the Thermococcus paralvinellae genome encodes:
- the hycI gene encoding hydrogenase maturation peptidase HycI, which yields MLEDFLKGAEKVVVCGIGNDVRGDDAFGVIVVEELKNRIKSDKVIILNCGEVPESYLGKIINENPTHVIFIDAVDFGGKPGEIVIADPEGTLGESFSTHRLPLKLLVGYLKQNINAKFILIGCQPKQLGLFVEMSEEVRKSAEKLVEILAQELKF from the coding sequence ATGCTTGAGGACTTCCTTAAAGGTGCAGAAAAAGTTGTAGTCTGTGGCATCGGCAACGATGTCAGAGGAGATGACGCTTTTGGGGTTATAGTTGTCGAGGAGCTGAAAAACAGAATAAAAAGCGATAAAGTTATCATCCTTAACTGTGGAGAAGTCCCAGAGAGCTATCTCGGCAAAATAATCAACGAAAACCCTACACACGTTATCTTTATAGATGCTGTTGACTTTGGAGGCAAACCTGGAGAGATTGTAATTGCAGACCCAGAGGGGACTTTGGGAGAAAGTTTTTCAACTCATAGACTTCCGCTCAAGCTTTTAGTTGGCTACTTAAAGCAAAACATAAACGCAAAGTTCATCTTAATTGGATGTCAGCCAAAGCAGCTGGGTCTTTTTGTAGAGATGAGTGAGGAAGTAAGGAAGAGTGCAGAAAAATTGGTTGAAATTCTGGCTCAAGAGTTGAAGTTTTAA
- the bpsA gene encoding N(4)-bis(aminopropyl)spermidine synthase, which yields MREIIGKVKEKTNIPVYERTIENVVSAVQASSDIWRIVDLSEEPLPLVVTVLETLKEFGYVEFRDGVFLTEKGKKFADEYGIGKREDYTCPHCEGKTVNIDAFSELLEQFKEIVKDRPQPKHEFDQAYVTPETTVARIILMHTRGDLENKEVFVLGDDDLTSIALMLSGLPKRIAVLDIDDRLTKFIEKTADELGYSNIEIFTFDLRKPLPDYALRKFDTFITDPPETVDAIRAFVGRGIATLKGPGCAGYFGITRRESSLDKWREIQKLLLNEFNVVITDIIRNFNEYVNWGYEEETRAWKLLPMKVKPTYNWYKSYMFRIQTLEGSKGYEEEIKDEDIYNDEEASTT from the coding sequence GTGAGAGAGATTATAGGCAAAGTAAAGGAGAAAACAAATATCCCTGTTTATGAGAGAACGATAGAGAACGTTGTGAGCGCAGTTCAAGCGAGCAGTGACATATGGAGAATTGTAGATTTAAGTGAGGAGCCTTTACCTTTAGTCGTTACAGTTCTTGAGACGCTGAAGGAGTTTGGCTATGTGGAGTTCAGAGATGGAGTATTTTTGACAGAGAAAGGCAAGAAATTTGCTGATGAGTATGGAATCGGTAAAAGAGAGGACTACACATGCCCTCACTGTGAAGGAAAAACTGTTAATATTGATGCCTTTAGCGAGCTTCTTGAGCAGTTTAAGGAGATAGTTAAAGACAGACCACAGCCAAAACATGAATTTGATCAGGCATATGTGACTCCCGAAACTACGGTAGCGAGAATCATTCTCATGCACACGAGAGGAGATTTAGAGAACAAGGAAGTTTTCGTTCTCGGAGATGATGATTTAACTAGCATTGCTCTAATGCTTTCAGGCTTGCCAAAGAGAATAGCCGTTTTAGACATTGACGACAGGTTAACCAAGTTCATCGAGAAAACTGCGGATGAACTTGGCTACAGCAATATTGAGATTTTCACATTCGATTTAAGAAAGCCCCTACCAGATTATGCACTTAGAAAGTTTGATACATTCATAACAGACCCACCAGAGACAGTTGATGCCATAAGAGCTTTCGTTGGTAGAGGAATTGCAACGCTCAAAGGTCCAGGCTGTGCTGGCTACTTTGGAATAACAAGAAGAGAAAGCTCTCTTGATAAGTGGAGAGAGATTCAAAAGCTCCTCTTAAATGAGTTCAACGTTGTCATAACCGACATAATCAGAAACTTTAATGAATATGTAAACTGGGGCTATGAAGAGGAGACAAGGGCTTGGAAATTGCTTCCAATGAAGGTTAAACCTACATACAACTGGTACAAGAGCTACATGTTTAGAATTCAGACTCTTGAGGGTTCAAAAGGGTACGAAGAAGAAATTAAAGATGAAGACATTTACAATGACGAAGAGGCTTCAACTACTTGA
- a CDS encoding helix-turn-helix domain-containing protein: MLEKEKEALAKRIAGEITLSSDPGKTMRKWREIFGISQTELAEYLGVSSSVISDYEGGRRKSPGASTIRKFVEALLEIDEKRGGNVIKAFSKTLGSEFPTSAILDIREFALPVTVKDIVDAVKGEVAANIDLLDRRIYGYTVVDSIQAILEMSSEEFLKLYGWTTERALVFTKVTTGRSPMIAIRVQGLKPAVVVLHGVKRLDELAVKIAEKERVPLVVSKVESESELIMNLRKLVEKREKEL; this comes from the coding sequence ATGCTTGAGAAGGAAAAGGAAGCTTTGGCTAAGAGAATTGCAGGGGAGATTACACTTTCTTCAGACCCCGGAAAAACCATGCGCAAGTGGAGAGAGATTTTCGGAATTAGCCAGACAGAACTAGCCGAGTATTTAGGAGTTTCTTCTTCGGTTATTAGCGATTATGAGGGCGGTAGAAGAAAAAGTCCCGGTGCTTCCACAATAAGAAAGTTCGTCGAGGCTTTACTTGAAATCGACGAAAAAAGAGGAGGAAACGTAATCAAGGCTTTCAGCAAAACACTTGGAAGTGAGTTTCCAACAAGCGCCATTCTTGACATTAGGGAATTTGCTCTCCCTGTGACCGTAAAAGACATAGTTGACGCTGTTAAAGGAGAAGTTGCTGCCAACATTGACCTACTTGATAGACGGATTTATGGATACACTGTTGTGGACAGCATCCAGGCAATTCTCGAAATGAGCAGTGAAGAATTCCTCAAGCTGTATGGCTGGACAACGGAGAGGGCTTTGGTTTTCACAAAGGTAACAACTGGGAGAAGTCCTATGATTGCTATTAGAGTCCAGGGACTAAAGCCAGCTGTTGTAGTGCTACATGGAGTTAAGAGACTTGATGAGCTGGCAGTTAAAATAGCTGAGAAGGAGAGGGTTCCATTAGTGGTCTCAAAAGTGGAAAGTGAAAGTGAGCTAATAATGAACCTCAGAAAGCTTGTAGAAAAGAGGGAAAAAGAACTCTGA
- a CDS encoding 4-phosphopantoate--beta-alanine ligase, with amino-acid sequence MAEFKVPKSHPRYWSLYYRHKLEEALEKGILATAGLIAHGRGEAFDYLIGEKTIEPAEKAMRAAVAKLLLAKYPVLSVNGNVAALVPKETIELAKVLNAKIEINLFYRTEGRVKAIAEALREVDPEVELLGINPTKRIPNLESERGKVDENGIWKADVVVVPLEDGDRTEALVAMGKFVITIDLNPLSRSARMADITIVDNIIRAYPRMIEIAKELKKKPKEELKAIVDNYDNGKILSEVLLHMKNRLERLANQNIWRMKELPF; translated from the coding sequence ATGGCTGAATTCAAAGTGCCCAAATCCCATCCCAGATATTGGAGCCTTTATTATCGGCACAAGCTTGAAGAAGCTTTGGAAAAAGGGATTTTAGCAACAGCTGGATTAATAGCTCATGGTAGAGGAGAGGCTTTTGACTATCTCATTGGCGAAAAAACCATTGAACCAGCAGAAAAAGCCATGAGAGCAGCGGTTGCTAAGCTTTTACTAGCTAAGTATCCTGTTCTCTCTGTAAACGGTAATGTGGCTGCGTTAGTTCCTAAAGAAACTATTGAATTGGCAAAGGTTCTCAATGCAAAGATTGAGATAAATCTCTTCTACCGCACAGAAGGGAGAGTTAAAGCGATAGCAGAAGCGTTGAGAGAAGTTGACCCAGAGGTTGAGCTTTTGGGCATAAATCCAACCAAGAGAATTCCAAATCTTGAAAGCGAGAGAGGAAAAGTTGATGAGAATGGTATATGGAAAGCTGACGTTGTTGTTGTACCATTGGAGGATGGTGACAGAACTGAGGCATTGGTTGCAATGGGCAAGTTCGTCATCACGATTGACCTAAATCCCCTTTCGAGGAGCGCCAGAATGGCCGATATCACAATTGTAGACAACATAATAAGAGCATATCCACGAATGATTGAAATAGCAAAAGAGCTGAAGAAAAAACCAAAGGAAGAGCTTAAAGCGATTGTGGACAATTATGACAACGGGAAAATCCTCAGCGAAGTTCTGCTTCATATGAAGAACAGATTAGAAAGGTTGGCTAACCAAAACATATGGAGAATGAAGGAGCTACCTTTTTGA
- a CDS encoding thioredoxin family protein produces MIREFDGDFGKVERAKYALLWFSSPGCPPCRMIEPFMHELSEEYKEVEFWEVDVGKHLWLAEKFDVMNVPTLIYLKEGNEITRQNLVRRREDVENILKDIIES; encoded by the coding sequence ATGATTAGAGAGTTTGATGGAGACTTTGGAAAAGTTGAGAGGGCAAAATATGCCCTCCTTTGGTTTTCTTCTCCTGGCTGTCCGCCGTGTAGGATGATTGAACCGTTTATGCACGAGCTGAGCGAGGAGTATAAGGAAGTGGAGTTCTGGGAGGTCGACGTGGGAAAACATCTCTGGCTTGCGGAAAAGTTCGATGTCATGAATGTGCCCACACTGATTTATCTCAAAGAAGGAAATGAAATCACAAGGCAGAATCTGGTGAGAAGGAGAGAAGATGTTGAGAATATTTTGAAGGATATTATTGAAAGTTAG
- a CDS encoding heavy metal translocating P-type ATPase: MKLTLKVNGMTCAMCVKTIETALKELDGVKDARVNLNSENVYVDFDESKVSLNQIIKTIEELGYQVVREKRDAIIKIGGMTCAMCVKTIEVALKELPGVLDAQVNLATEKAKVSYDPSLVSMEDIKRAIEEVGYQFLGVEGEESHDVEKEVREKHIREMKKKLAVAWGIGIPLFASMQLHRFGIEIPNLIYIQFLLATLAIIYAGRDIFGKALNSLKHKSLNMEVMYSMGIGSAYFASVLATIGIIPREFNFYEASVLLMAFLLLGRYLETLAKGRTSEAIKKLMGLQAKKATVIRDGKEIEVPISEVKVGDIVIVKPGERIPVDGIVIEGESYVDESMITGEPIPNLKKKGDEVIGGTINKNSVLKIEAKRVGRDTVLAQIIKLVEEAQNTRPPIQRLADKVVTYFIPTVLTIALISFGYWYFIADQPLLFAFTTLLSVLVIACPCAFGLATPTALTVGMGKGAEMGILIKNGEVLEIARKATIVLFDKTGTLTKGTPEVTDVVTFGMDEKELLSLVASAEKRSEHPLGEAIVRKAQELGLEGKEPQSFEAITGKGVKAVVDGKEILAGNRKLFKENGYSIEGEVEKALLKLEDEAKTAIIVAIDGKIVGVIGIADTIKEGAREAIEELHKMGKKVGMITGDNRRTAEAIARQLNIDYVLAEVLPQDKANEVKKLQEKGEVVIFVGDGINDAPALAQADIGIAVSSGTDIAMESGDIVLIKNDLRDVVRAIKLSQKTLSKIKQNIFWAMFYNTILIPFAAGLAYVLFGIQFRPEWAAGAMSLSSVSVVTNSLLLKKAKI; encoded by the coding sequence ATGAAGCTCACGCTTAAAGTCAACGGTATGACCTGTGCCATGTGCGTTAAAACTATAGAAACAGCTCTAAAAGAGCTTGATGGCGTTAAAGACGCCAGAGTCAATTTAAACTCTGAAAATGTTTACGTTGACTTCGATGAGTCAAAGGTCAGCCTAAATCAGATTATAAAGACGATTGAAGAGCTTGGTTACCAGGTGGTCAGGGAAAAGAGAGACGCGATAATAAAAATCGGTGGAATGACCTGTGCAATGTGTGTTAAAACCATTGAAGTAGCTCTTAAAGAGCTCCCTGGGGTTTTAGATGCCCAAGTCAATTTAGCAACTGAGAAGGCTAAAGTAAGCTATGATCCAAGTTTAGTAAGCATGGAAGACATTAAGAGAGCAATTGAAGAGGTTGGCTACCAATTCTTGGGAGTTGAAGGTGAAGAAAGCCATGACGTAGAAAAAGAAGTTCGAGAGAAGCACATAAGGGAAATGAAGAAAAAACTTGCCGTTGCTTGGGGAATAGGAATACCTCTCTTCGCCTCAATGCAGCTTCACAGATTCGGGATTGAAATTCCCAACTTAATTTACATTCAATTCCTGCTGGCAACTCTGGCAATAATCTACGCTGGAAGGGATATCTTTGGAAAGGCTCTCAATTCATTAAAGCACAAAAGCTTAAACATGGAAGTCATGTACTCCATGGGAATTGGTTCTGCTTATTTTGCAAGCGTTTTAGCTACAATAGGAATTATTCCAAGGGAGTTCAACTTTTATGAGGCAAGCGTTTTGCTAATGGCCTTTCTCCTGCTTGGACGCTACTTAGAGACCTTGGCCAAAGGAAGAACGAGTGAGGCAATTAAAAAGCTCATGGGCCTTCAAGCTAAAAAGGCAACCGTAATTAGGGATGGAAAAGAGATTGAAGTTCCAATAAGCGAAGTTAAAGTTGGCGATATTGTCATAGTCAAACCTGGAGAGAGGATTCCAGTCGATGGAATTGTAATTGAGGGAGAAAGCTACGTCGATGAATCGATGATCACTGGAGAACCAATTCCAAATTTGAAGAAGAAGGGCGACGAGGTTATCGGCGGAACGATTAACAAGAACTCCGTGCTTAAAATTGAGGCAAAGAGGGTCGGAAGAGACACAGTTTTGGCACAAATAATTAAGCTCGTTGAGGAGGCACAAAATACAAGACCACCGATTCAGAGATTAGCAGACAAAGTCGTTACATACTTCATTCCAACCGTTTTGACAATAGCACTAATCTCCTTTGGATACTGGTACTTCATAGCTGACCAGCCTCTGCTCTTCGCCTTCACAACACTGCTCAGCGTTTTGGTGATTGCCTGCCCATGTGCCTTTGGCTTGGCAACTCCAACGGCTTTAACCGTTGGAATGGGTAAAGGTGCCGAAATGGGGATTTTAATCAAGAATGGTGAAGTACTGGAAATAGCGAGGAAAGCCACAATAGTTCTCTTCGATAAGACGGGGACGCTAACAAAGGGGACGCCTGAAGTTACAGATGTAGTGACTTTTGGCATGGATGAGAAAGAGCTTTTGAGCTTAGTAGCTTCAGCTGAAAAGCGCTCAGAGCACCCACTAGGAGAGGCCATAGTTAGGAAAGCTCAAGAGCTCGGATTAGAGGGTAAAGAGCCCCAAAGCTTTGAGGCAATAACCGGCAAGGGAGTAAAAGCCGTAGTGGATGGGAAGGAAATCTTGGCCGGAAATAGAAAGCTGTTCAAAGAGAATGGTTATTCAATAGAAGGAGAGGTTGAAAAAGCTCTCCTTAAGCTTGAAGATGAAGCTAAAACGGCAATAATAGTGGCAATTGACGGAAAAATAGTAGGAGTTATTGGAATAGCGGACACAATCAAAGAAGGTGCGAGAGAAGCAATAGAAGAGCTTCACAAAATGGGCAAGAAAGTTGGAATGATTACCGGCGACAATAGAAGAACTGCAGAAGCAATAGCTAGACAGCTCAACATAGATTACGTTTTAGCGGAAGTTTTGCCCCAGGATAAAGCAAATGAAGTGAAAAAGCTTCAGGAGAAGGGAGAAGTGGTCATTTTTGTCGGGGATGGTATAAACGATGCTCCCGCTTTGGCTCAAGCTGACATAGGCATAGCAGTAAGCTCTGGAACCGACATAGCAATGGAGAGCGGAGACATCGTCTTGATTAAAAACGACTTAAGAGATGTGGTTAGGGCAATAAAGCTCAGCCAAAAGACGCTCTCAAAGATTAAGCAGAACATCTTCTGGGCGATGTTCTACAACACCATCCTAATACCCTTCGCCGCTGGACTGGCCTATGTTCTCTTTGGAATCCAGTTCAGACCAGAATGGGCTGCTGGAGCTATGTCATTGAGCAGCGTAAGTGTCGTTACAAACTCCTTGCTTTTGAAAAAAGCTAAGATTTGA
- a CDS encoding TRASH domain-containing protein has translation MVKLDELDLKLIYLLMDNSRLSISELAERLGVSRPTVKARLERLEKEGVIQRYTIKLNPELQRAHNVVALIIKTDEPEKLQEFEEIIEINRFTSKKYLIKVAVEDMEGLRNVIEGANFEVLEIMPILESIEKEHPPKVKVPFKCDYCGKEIVGEPIVYKYHNRVYFFCCPTCLREFKRTRENIEKFKLKEHEVEHTHEHHEH, from the coding sequence ATGGTAAAGTTGGACGAACTGGATTTGAAGTTAATATACCTTCTTATGGACAACTCCAGATTAAGCATCTCTGAGCTTGCAGAGAGACTAGGCGTTAGCAGACCGACGGTAAAAGCTAGACTGGAACGTCTTGAGAAGGAGGGGGTTATTCAGCGTTATACAATCAAACTTAACCCTGAACTCCAGAGGGCTCACAACGTCGTTGCCCTGATAATCAAAACGGACGAGCCCGAGAAGTTACAGGAGTTTGAGGAAATCATCGAGATCAACCGCTTCACGAGCAAAAAGTACCTCATAAAAGTAGCTGTCGAGGACATGGAAGGACTGAGAAACGTCATAGAAGGAGCAAATTTTGAGGTGCTCGAGATAATGCCTATTCTCGAGAGTATCGAGAAAGAGCACCCTCCCAAGGTTAAGGTGCCATTCAAGTGCGACTACTGTGGAAAAGAAATTGTCGGAGAGCCGATAGTTTACAAGTACCACAATAGAGTTTACTTCTTCTGCTGTCCTACCTGTTTGAGAGAATTCAAGAGAACGAGGGAAAACATAGAGAAGTTCAAGCTAAAAGAGCACGAGGTAGAGCATACTCATGAACACCATGAACATTAG
- a CDS encoding class I SAM-dependent methyltransferase: MAETAKKYDRFSKIYDSFESLMERRAFSKYRKKALRLAKGKVLEVGVGTGKNLPYYPKGVEVIGIDFSKGMLEKADRRRKELGLENVKLMLMDAQNLEFEDNTFDTVVSTFVFCTVPDPIKGLKEVYRVLKPGGKAIFLEHMKSESKLLNIPLYLMDPITKALVGTSMVRETQKNIEKAGFKIEKVENLFFDIVRLIIATK; encoded by the coding sequence ATGGCTGAGACTGCCAAAAAGTATGATAGGTTTTCGAAGATTTATGATTCCTTTGAGAGTTTAATGGAAAGGAGAGCTTTCTCAAAATACAGAAAGAAAGCTTTAAGATTAGCTAAAGGCAAAGTTCTTGAAGTAGGTGTTGGAACAGGCAAAAATTTGCCCTACTACCCAAAAGGTGTTGAAGTTATTGGGATAGACTTCAGCAAAGGAATGCTTGAGAAAGCAGATAGAAGGAGAAAAGAGCTTGGTCTGGAGAACGTTAAGCTAATGCTCATGGACGCCCAAAATTTAGAGTTTGAAGACAACACTTTTGACACGGTTGTGAGCACTTTCGTGTTTTGTACGGTGCCTGATCCTATCAAAGGATTAAAGGAAGTTTATAGAGTCCTAAAACCTGGAGGAAAAGCAATATTTTTGGAGCACATGAAAAGCGAATCAAAGCTTTTGAATATCCCGCTTTACTTAATGGATCCAATAACAAAAGCATTAGTAGGAACTTCAATGGTGAGAGAAACGCAGAAGAATATTGAAAAGGCTGGTTTTAAGATAGAGAAAGTTGAAAATCTATTCTTTGACATCGTGAGGCTTATCATTGCAACAAAATAA
- a CDS encoding PLP-dependent cysteine synthase family protein: MVENYTKLGIYDDISQTIGRTPIVRLKRIEEYFNVQNELYAKIEFFNPGGSIKDRIGKYMIEGAKREEKITEGAVIIEPTSGNTGVGLALVAAVEGYKTVFTMPTKMSLEKELLLKALGAFVIRTPTAVAPSDPNSYYKVAEAVRNLIWKKKKPVSRDELKEIVDYVQKLVDENRLDELKAILEEEVEETPYAYIPNQYFNKYNPIAHYETTAKEIWKQTKGEIDYLFAGIGTGGTITGIGRYLKERKDVKIIGIDPVGSIYNLVKKGMSLEEAVKKAHPYLVEGIGEDLLPETVDLSLVDDIVVVNDQEAFSMTRFLARREGILAGGSSGAALYGTIKYLKENGVKGKKVVVIFPDTGRNYMTKIFNDKWLLENGFEIYDEKVLEGLR; encoded by the coding sequence ATGGTAGAAAATTATACAAAATTGGGTATTTATGATGACATAAGTCAAACTATAGGGAGAACACCGATAGTTAGACTCAAAAGGATTGAGGAGTACTTCAACGTTCAAAACGAGCTCTATGCTAAAATAGAGTTCTTCAACCCAGGAGGGAGCATAAAGGATAGGATTGGAAAGTATATGATCGAAGGGGCCAAAAGAGAAGAGAAAATAACTGAGGGAGCAGTAATAATCGAGCCCACATCAGGGAACACGGGAGTTGGCTTAGCCTTAGTTGCAGCAGTTGAGGGATACAAGACAGTGTTTACAATGCCAACAAAAATGAGCTTAGAGAAGGAGCTTCTCCTTAAAGCTTTAGGTGCTTTTGTAATTAGAACCCCTACTGCAGTAGCTCCAAGCGATCCAAACTCCTACTACAAAGTAGCTGAAGCCGTGAGGAATCTCATTTGGAAAAAGAAGAAGCCAGTGAGCAGAGATGAACTTAAAGAAATAGTCGATTATGTGCAAAAGCTCGTTGATGAGAACAGGTTAGACGAACTAAAAGCTATTCTTGAGGAGGAAGTTGAGGAAACTCCTTACGCATATATTCCGAATCAGTACTTCAACAAGTACAACCCAATAGCACATTATGAAACAACTGCCAAAGAAATTTGGAAGCAGACTAAGGGAGAAATAGATTATCTTTTCGCAGGGATTGGCACTGGAGGAACTATAACTGGAATCGGGCGCTATCTAAAAGAGAGAAAAGACGTCAAGATAATAGGCATTGATCCAGTGGGCTCAATCTACAATCTCGTAAAGAAGGGAATGAGCTTAGAAGAAGCTGTGAAAAAAGCCCATCCTTATTTAGTTGAAGGAATTGGGGAGGATTTGCTCCCAGAGACTGTTGATTTGAGCCTAGTTGATGATATAGTTGTTGTCAATGACCAAGAGGCCTTTTCAATGACGCGCTTCTTGGCAAGAAGAGAGGGCATCTTAGCCGGTGGCTCTTCGGGGGCAGCCCTCTATGGAACAATAAAATATCTCAAGGAAAACGGAGTAAAGGGAAAGAAAGTTGTTGTAATCTTCCCAGACACTGGAAGGAACTACATGACAAAGATTTTCAACGATAAATGGCTTCTCGAAAACGGCTTTGAGATTTATGATGAAAAAGTTCTGGAGGGATTGAGATGA
- a CDS encoding cystathionine gamma-synthase, with the protein MRGFSTKAIHVGEDPREMQHGDVVSPIHLTTTFAKKSVREVEEGYVYSRSGNPTRDRLERKLAALENAKYGLAFSSGLAAESTILLALLKKGDHVIAFDDLYGGTKRLFNQVMERFGIEFTYVDAREPENVRSVIKENTKMIWLETPTNPLLKLADIKAISEIAHERDLIVVVDNTFASPYFQNPLDLGADIVLHSVTKYIGGHSDVVGGAVMVNDDEIYEKLKFHQNAVGAILSPFDSWLVMRGIKTLAVRMERHEKNAIRIAKYLEEHPLVERVYYPGLPSHPQHELARRQMRGFGGMLSFELKGGLKEAIKFVESLEIFALAESLGGVESLIELPALMTHASLPKEEREKVGIKDSLIRVSVGIEDVEDLIEDLERGFEAVRR; encoded by the coding sequence ATGAGGGGTTTTTCAACTAAGGCTATCCACGTTGGTGAAGACCCAAGAGAGATGCAGCATGGAGATGTCGTCTCTCCAATTCACCTCACAACAACTTTCGCAAAGAAAAGCGTGAGAGAAGTTGAGGAAGGCTATGTTTACTCAAGAAGCGGCAATCCAACAAGAGATAGGCTTGAGAGAAAGCTAGCTGCCCTTGAAAATGCAAAGTACGGGTTGGCCTTTTCCTCCGGATTGGCTGCTGAGTCAACAATACTCCTAGCCCTGCTCAAGAAGGGCGACCATGTAATTGCTTTTGATGACCTCTACGGAGGGACTAAAAGACTGTTCAACCAAGTTATGGAGCGCTTTGGGATTGAGTTTACTTATGTGGATGCAAGAGAGCCCGAGAACGTTAGAAGTGTGATAAAAGAAAACACAAAGATGATTTGGCTCGAAACTCCTACAAACCCTCTCCTAAAGCTAGCTGATATTAAAGCAATTTCTGAGATTGCTCATGAGAGAGATTTAATCGTGGTGGTGGACAACACATTTGCGAGTCCATATTTCCAAAATCCGCTGGATTTGGGTGCTGACATAGTCCTCCACAGCGTTACTAAATACATTGGAGGACACTCCGATGTTGTCGGAGGAGCCGTGATGGTAAATGACGATGAGATCTATGAGAAGTTAAAGTTCCATCAAAATGCAGTCGGTGCAATTTTATCACCCTTTGACTCCTGGCTCGTTATGAGGGGCATTAAAACGCTTGCTGTTAGGATGGAGAGGCACGAGAAGAACGCCATAAGGATTGCAAAGTATCTGGAAGAGCACCCATTGGTTGAAAGAGTTTATTATCCAGGCTTGCCTTCACATCCGCAGCACGAGCTCGCAAGGAGGCAAATGCGCGGCTTCGGAGGGATGCTCTCATTCGAGCTTAAAGGAGGATTGAAAGAAGCGATAAAGTTCGTAGAGAGCTTAGAAATTTTTGCATTAGCGGAGAGCTTAGGAGGCGTGGAGTCGTTAATCGAGCTCCCAGCTTTAATGACCCACGCCTCTCTTCCAAAAGAGGAAAGGGAGAAAGTTGGCATAAAAGACTCCCTTATCAGAGTTTCAGTTGGAATAGAAGACGTTGAGGACTTGATTGAAGACTTGGAGAGAGGCTTTGAGGCGGTGAGAAGATGA
- a CDS encoding class I SAM-dependent methyltransferase, with amino-acid sequence MIPSISEIKEFLKKLGFDESSVNELIEQIEYFEGEAPQRDDIVRDYFREECIETIVNDIVEEILKLNKENIKLLDVAAGSGFFTERIKRKLEERGVKADVYGLDITPSMLKRLNEKGVTPIWGVAEKIRESIEIANEHYGINAPKEFDVVLSTLAFHHFLKPERVLKSMKSVLKESGKVIIVDVLKHEHEEFKETLKDIHLGFSLEEIGGLASRIFPKVKAKYIDAYCEVDGIIVGLYKAVLYKK; translated from the coding sequence ATGATACCAAGCATCAGTGAGATTAAAGAATTCTTGAAAAAGCTCGGCTTTGATGAAAGCTCAGTTAATGAGCTTATAGAGCAGATAGAGTACTTTGAAGGAGAAGCACCCCAGAGGGATGATATCGTGAGGGACTACTTTAGGGAGGAGTGCATAGAAACGATAGTTAACGACATCGTTGAAGAAATCCTAAAGCTAAACAAGGAAAACATTAAGCTCTTAGACGTTGCAGCTGGCTCAGGGTTTTTCACAGAGAGAATCAAGAGGAAGCTCGAAGAGAGGGGAGTCAAAGCAGACGTATATGGTTTGGATATAACACCAAGCATGCTGAAAAGGCTTAATGAAAAGGGAGTAACACCCATTTGGGGAGTTGCCGAGAAAATTAGGGAATCCATTGAGATTGCCAACGAGCACTACGGCATAAATGCTCCAAAAGAATTCGACGTCGTGCTCTCCACCCTGGCGTTCCACCACTTCCTGAAGCCTGAGAGAGTGCTAAAGAGCATGAAGAGTGTTTTAAAAGAAAGCGGTAAGGTGATAATAGTTGACGTCCTCAAGCACGAACACGAGGAGTTCAAAGAAACTCTAAAAGACATTCACCTTGGGTTTTCACTGGAAGAAATAGGCGGGCTCGCCTCAAGGATATTTCCAAAAGTGAAAGCAAAGTACATAGATGCCTACTGTGAAGTTGATGGCATCATTGTAGGGCTCTACAAAGCCGTGCTCTATAAAAAGTAA
- a CDS encoding SHOCT domain-containing protein yields MMFESINAGRFLVHVGEGEWGWHDMMGFGYFGIFGAIFMLLFWVAIIVAVVWFIKWIIEQSPSGTSKKRALEILDEKYARGEIDDEEYERRKRKLLES; encoded by the coding sequence ATGATGTTTGAAAGTATTAATGCTGGGAGATTTTTAGTTCACGTTGGAGAAGGTGAATGGGGGTGGCACGATATGATGGGATTTGGTTACTTTGGAATCTTTGGAGCAATATTCATGCTCCTGTTTTGGGTTGCAATAATAGTTGCAGTAGTGTGGTTCATTAAGTGGATAATCGAGCAGAGCCCAAGTGGCACATCAAAAAAGAGAGCACTTGAAATTCTGGACGAGAAGTATGCAAGGGGAGAAATAGATGACGAAGAGTACGAAAGAAGGAAGAGAAAGCTGTTGGAAAGCTGA